A stretch of the Flavobacterium sp. 5 genome encodes the following:
- a CDS encoding RluA family pseudouridine synthase, with protein sequence MNNNIEPIEDLDEELFEHYRFEVPKGQTILRIDKYLMGLIPNATRNKIQNAATEGNIFVNDATVKSNYKVKAFDVVRVMLSHPPFENRVDPEDIPLDIVYEDEALLLINKPPGLVVHPGHGNYTGTLVNALAFHFENLPMNSSERPGLVHRIDKDTSGLLVIAKTEAAMTHLAKQFEAKTSEREYIALVWGNVTEDSGTIEGNLARHLKDRMQMAVFADPEIGKPAITHYKVLERFGYVTLISCRLETGRTHQIRAHLKHIGHPLFNDERYGGHLILKGTTFTKYKQFIENCFKALPRQALHAKTLGFVHPNTNELMRFDTELPQDFQDCIEKWRGYSKSHQVDEEE encoded by the coding sequence ATGAACAATAATATTGAGCCAATAGAAGACTTAGACGAAGAGTTATTTGAACATTACAGGTTTGAAGTGCCCAAAGGGCAAACAATTTTACGAATAGATAAATATTTGATGGGTTTGATTCCAAACGCTACAAGGAATAAAATTCAGAATGCTGCTACCGAGGGAAATATTTTTGTAAATGATGCTACAGTAAAGTCTAATTATAAAGTTAAAGCTTTTGATGTGGTGCGTGTAATGTTATCGCATCCGCCATTTGAAAATAGAGTAGATCCAGAGGATATTCCACTAGATATTGTTTATGAAGATGAGGCACTTTTATTAATTAACAAACCGCCAGGTTTAGTTGTTCATCCAGGTCATGGGAATTATACAGGAACTTTGGTAAATGCGCTTGCCTTTCATTTTGAGAATTTACCAATGAACAGTAGCGAACGTCCTGGATTAGTTCATAGAATTGATAAGGATACTTCTGGATTATTGGTTATTGCCAAAACGGAAGCTGCAATGACTCATTTGGCAAAACAATTTGAAGCTAAAACATCAGAAAGAGAATATATTGCTCTAGTTTGGGGTAATGTTACCGAAGATTCTGGGACTATTGAAGGGAACTTAGCTAGACACTTGAAAGATCGTATGCAAATGGCAGTTTTTGCTGATCCGGAAATTGGTAAACCAGCAATAACACATTATAAAGTTCTGGAACGTTTTGGGTATGTTACATTGATTTCATGCCGATTAGAAACAGGAAGAACACACCAGATTCGTGCGCATTTGAAACATATTGGTCATCCACTTTTTAATGATGAACGCTATGGTGGTCACTTGATTTTGAAAGGAACTACTTTTACAAAATACAAACAGTTTATAGAGAATTGTTTCAAAGCATTGCCACGTCAAGCGCTTCATGCCAAAACACTTGGTTTTGTTCATCCAAATACAAATGAACTGATGCGTTTTGATACTGAATTACCTCAGGATTTTCAAGATTGTATTGAGAAATGGAGAGGATATTCTAAATCGCACCAAGTGGATGAGGAAGAGTAG
- a CDS encoding SPFH domain-containing protein encodes MAPFMIFLLVFGLIILFSSFFTVKQQTAVVVERFGKFLSIRNSGLQLKFPIIDRIAGRVNFRIQQLDVIIETQTKDNVFVKMKISVQFKVIPEHAYEAFYKLEYPHDQITAYVFDVVRAEVPKLILDDVFARKDDIAIAVKRELNEAMMAYGYDIINTLVTDIDPDIQVKNAMNRINAAEREKTAAMFESEAQRIRIVAKAKAEAESKKLQGQGIADQRREIAKGLVESVEVLNQVGINSQEASALIVITQHYDTLQAIGADTNSNLILLPNSPQAASDMLNSMVTSFSASNIIGEQMKKQKPRVKKPGHTSIDYNPSDTSNPTPETEV; translated from the coding sequence ATGGCACCATTTATGATTTTTCTTTTAGTCTTTGGGCTAATTATTCTCTTTTCTTCCTTTTTTACAGTAAAACAACAAACTGCGGTTGTTGTAGAACGTTTCGGTAAGTTTTTGAGTATCCGAAACTCTGGATTACAACTTAAATTTCCAATCATTGACAGAATTGCTGGGCGTGTAAACTTTAGAATTCAACAACTTGATGTTATTATTGAAACTCAAACTAAAGACAATGTGTTTGTGAAAATGAAAATTTCAGTTCAATTTAAAGTAATTCCTGAACACGCTTACGAGGCATTCTACAAACTAGAATACCCACATGACCAAATTACTGCTTATGTTTTTGACGTAGTTCGTGCTGAAGTTCCAAAACTTATTTTGGACGATGTTTTTGCAAGAAAAGATGATATTGCAATTGCGGTAAAAAGAGAATTAAACGAAGCAATGATGGCGTATGGGTATGATATCATCAATACTTTGGTTACCGATATTGACCCGGATATTCAGGTAAAAAATGCTATGAACAGAATTAATGCTGCTGAAAGAGAAAAAACAGCAGCCATGTTTGAATCGGAAGCACAACGTATTAGAATTGTTGCAAAAGCAAAGGCTGAAGCCGAAAGTAAAAAACTTCAAGGTCAAGGTATTGCCGACCAAAGAAGAGAAATCGCAAAAGGATTAGTAGAAAGTGTCGAAGTATTAAACCAAGTGGGAATTAATTCGCAAGAAGCATCAGCTTTGATTGTAATTACACAACATTACGATACTTTGCAAGCCATTGGTGCAGATACCAATTCGAACTTAATTTTATTACCCAATTCTCCACAAGCAGCAAGTGATATGTTAAACAGTATGGTTACTAGTTTTTCAGCTTCAAACATTATTGGAGAACAAATGAAAAAACAAAAACCGCGCGTTAAAAAACCAGGTCACACTTCAATAGATTATAATCCTTCGGATACTTCAAATCCAACTCCGGAAACAGAAGTATAG